The Ralstonia wenshanensis genome includes a region encoding these proteins:
- a CDS encoding DUF3300 domain-containing protein → MKAQWVRQLAIALALLLLFGSPAIPQPDASENDLQPATAVQLDQMLAPIALYPDALVAQILMAATYPLEVVQADRWVRDPAHAALGGDQLAEALAPLPWDPSVKSLVPFPGLLHMMNNNLGWTERVGNAFLADEGAVMDSIQRLRSRAQANGTLGSTTQAVVSTQDGAIIIEPTNPNVVYVPVYDPYFVYAPWPYPAYPPYIFPDIWGGVIIGGLGFGWVGFSVVVPLWGWNHWNWHGHHIDIDRGRFGNIDRHRPPPSGVWAHDPGHRHGVPYPGASRGRFGPGSAISPDARRGFRGYPTPPAPPAGSVIRPSPVSPVHPTIRPPPARPAPAPGARSSRRQSPGYPPTFESFGRGSDVRGQAQRGQASRMSPAAPQPTGPRSGGFAPHGAAGGGHGRR, encoded by the coding sequence ATGAAAGCGCAATGGGTAAGGCAGTTGGCCATTGCCCTGGCTCTCCTGCTCTTGTTTGGCAGCCCGGCAATACCGCAGCCGGATGCATCGGAAAACGATCTACAACCCGCCACCGCGGTGCAGCTCGATCAAATGCTGGCACCCATCGCGCTGTATCCGGACGCATTGGTCGCGCAGATCCTCATGGCAGCCACATATCCGCTTGAAGTGGTGCAGGCTGATCGCTGGGTGCGTGACCCCGCTCACGCCGCCCTTGGGGGCGACCAGTTGGCTGAAGCCCTCGCGCCGTTGCCGTGGGATCCGAGCGTGAAATCTCTGGTGCCGTTTCCCGGGCTCCTGCACATGATGAACAACAACCTGGGTTGGACGGAACGGGTAGGCAACGCCTTTCTGGCCGACGAGGGCGCGGTCATGGACTCGATCCAGCGCTTGCGCAGCCGGGCTCAGGCCAACGGCACCCTGGGGTCGACCACACAAGCTGTGGTGTCAACGCAGGATGGCGCCATCATCATCGAGCCCACCAACCCGAACGTGGTCTACGTTCCGGTCTATGACCCTTATTTCGTCTATGCACCGTGGCCCTATCCCGCTTACCCGCCGTACATCTTTCCCGACATCTGGGGCGGAGTGATCATCGGCGGGCTCGGGTTCGGGTGGGTGGGTTTTTCGGTCGTCGTTCCGTTGTGGGGCTGGAACCATTGGAACTGGCACGGCCATCACATCGATATTGACCGGGGCCGCTTCGGCAACATTGACCGCCATCGTCCGCCACCCAGTGGCGTCTGGGCCCATGACCCGGGGCATCGCCATGGCGTGCCATATCCGGGAGCATCGCGGGGGCGGTTCGGCCCGGGCTCTGCGATCTCGCCGGACGCGCGGCGCGGGTTTCGTGGTTACCCAACGCCCCCGGCCCCGCCAGCGGGCTCCGTAATACGCCCCTCCCCGGTTTCGCCTGTGCATCCGACAATCCGGCCGCCGCCGGCCAGGCCGGCGCCCGCTCCCGGTGCACGCTCCTCCCGGCGCCAGTCACCTGGCTACCCGCCCACGTTCGAGTCGTTCGGGCGCGGATCCGATGTGCGCGGACAAGCCCAACGCGGGCAAGCCAGCCGCATGTCGCCCGCCGCGCCCCAGCCTACGGGACCACGCTCTGGTGGCTTTGCACCCCACGGCGCAGCGGGCGGCGGGCACGGGAGACGATGA
- a CDS encoding erythromycin esterase family protein — protein sequence MSTPLTPFLGVREVASRLTGSAGDYDRLVEMARAKCYVLLGEATHGTREFYQTRADITRQLIMQGGFDAVAIEGDWPDVWRINRYVQGEGTDTAAQALGDFQRFPEWMWRNPEMLDFISWLHEHNAALAAPERVGVYGLDLYSLYRSAEAVIEYLQKTDPEQAAVARMHYAALDHVREPMTYGYEAAAGLRLPAQREVIEQLRRLRASEARLIEQDGIAAIDSHFFAEQNAIVVVNAEAYYRESFGHRVNTWNLRDAHMAQTLFGLAAYRQRRGGDGRIVVWAHNSHVGDARATESASRHEWNLGQLVREQVGGAALLVGFTTYTGHVCAASEWGGEAERKWVRPARPDSWEHLFHSTGLDRFFLPLGDTAADVFREPLLERAIGVLYLPKTEYASHYFDAAIGAQFDALIHLDETSAIEPLTSALLP from the coding sequence ATGTCCACACCGCTCACACCTTTCCTTGGTGTACGTGAAGTGGCCAGCCGCCTCACTGGCAGCGCTGGCGATTACGACCGCCTTGTGGAGATGGCCCGTGCAAAGTGCTACGTTCTCCTGGGCGAGGCGACGCACGGAACACGCGAGTTCTATCAGACACGCGCAGACATTACGCGGCAGTTGATCATGCAAGGCGGCTTTGATGCCGTCGCCATCGAGGGAGATTGGCCGGATGTGTGGCGCATCAATCGCTATGTTCAGGGCGAGGGCACGGACACCGCCGCCCAGGCGCTGGGAGATTTCCAGCGGTTTCCCGAGTGGATGTGGCGTAATCCGGAGATGCTCGACTTCATCAGTTGGCTCCATGAGCACAACGCGGCTCTTGCCGCGCCGGAACGTGTTGGTGTCTATGGGTTGGATCTGTACAGCCTGTACAGGTCAGCCGAGGCTGTCATCGAATACCTGCAGAAGACCGACCCGGAACAGGCGGCGGTGGCGCGGATGCACTACGCGGCGCTGGACCACGTGCGCGAACCCATGACGTACGGCTACGAAGCGGCCGCAGGTTTGAGGTTGCCTGCGCAACGTGAGGTGATCGAGCAACTGCGCCGGCTTCGGGCGAGCGAGGCCAGGCTGATCGAGCAGGACGGCATTGCTGCCATCGACTCGCATTTCTTTGCCGAGCAAAACGCCATCGTCGTCGTCAACGCAGAGGCGTACTACCGTGAATCATTCGGGCACCGCGTCAACACGTGGAACCTGCGCGACGCCCACATGGCACAGACGCTGTTTGGTTTGGCCGCGTATCGGCAGCGCCGTGGCGGTGACGGGCGGATCGTGGTGTGGGCGCACAACTCGCATGTGGGCGACGCACGGGCAACGGAATCCGCCAGCCGGCATGAGTGGAACCTTGGGCAGCTCGTGCGCGAGCAGGTTGGCGGTGCCGCTTTGCTCGTCGGCTTTACGACCTATACCGGCCACGTGTGCGCCGCATCCGAGTGGGGTGGCGAGGCGGAGCGAAAATGGGTGCGGCCAGCGCGGCCAGACAGTTGGGAACACCTGTTCCATAGCACGGGGCTCGATCGCTTCTTCCTCCCGCTTGGCGATACGGCGGCAGATGTGTTCCGCGAACCACTGCTGGAACGGGCAATCGGCGTGCTGTACCTCCCCAAGACCGAGTATGCGTCGCACTACTTCGATGCCGCCATTGGCGCCCAGTTTGACGCGCTGATCCATCTGGACGAAACCTCCGCCATCGAACCATTGACTTCGGCGCTGTTACCTTGA
- the ftsH gene encoding ATP-dependent zinc metalloprotease FtsH has translation MQPRQQRFSLWYAVIVALTMLALQTLFMSEQVDTLPYSDFKVLLHAGKIREVAIGDQDITGTFSTEGVEGLLTQQQIDAIRRTGKGDHPFQTLRVNDPALVQELEAAKVRFVGRPDNKWLSTLLSWVVPALLFFAVWNFLIRRMGGAAAGGLMEIGKSKAKVYMQKETGVTFADVAGIDEAKEELSEIVSFLKEPLRYQLLGGRIPKGVLLVGAPGTGKTLLAKAVAGEAAVPFFSMSGSEFVEMFVGVGAARVRDLFSQAESMAPCIIFIDELDALGKTRAFNLVGGNEEREQTLNQLLVEMDGFDSNKGVIIMAATNRPEILDPALLRPGRFDRHVALDRPDLKGREQILKVHARNVTLGADVDLGKIAARTPGFAGADLANLVNEAALLAAREGKSAVQTVDFDEALDRIVGGLEKKNRVMNAREKETIAYHEAGHAIVAEHRPLADRVSKVSIIPRGIAALGYTQQTPTEDRYLLKRSELLDRLDVLLGGYVAEQIVYHDVSTGAQNDLQRATDMARQMITQFGMSEQLGLATYEQTPNPLLAGTGLMQRERTEYSEDTAQLIDAEVRKVLSDASARVTATLEGQRAKLEALSRMLLDKEVVDRHDLDMILSGNVTPMPPPKAEAGSPASATAPQPAQQPHSR, from the coding sequence ATGCAGCCACGGCAGCAAAGGTTCTCGCTCTGGTACGCCGTCATCGTCGCGTTGACCATGCTGGCGCTCCAAACGCTGTTCATGTCCGAGCAGGTCGACACCCTTCCCTATAGCGACTTCAAGGTCCTCCTGCATGCCGGCAAGATCAGGGAAGTCGCCATTGGTGACCAGGACATCACAGGCACTTTCTCGACCGAAGGCGTCGAGGGGCTGTTGACGCAGCAGCAGATCGATGCCATTCGCCGCACGGGCAAGGGCGACCATCCTTTCCAGACCCTCCGCGTGAATGACCCGGCCCTGGTTCAGGAGCTGGAGGCCGCCAAGGTGCGCTTTGTCGGTCGGCCGGACAACAAATGGTTGAGCACGCTCCTGTCTTGGGTCGTGCCGGCGCTCCTGTTCTTCGCCGTCTGGAACTTCCTGATCCGGCGCATGGGCGGCGCTGCGGCCGGTGGATTGATGGAGATCGGCAAGAGCAAGGCAAAGGTTTACATGCAAAAGGAAACCGGCGTGACCTTTGCCGACGTTGCCGGCATCGACGAAGCCAAGGAGGAACTGTCGGAAATCGTCAGCTTTCTGAAAGAGCCGTTGCGGTATCAGCTCCTGGGCGGCAGGATCCCCAAGGGTGTGTTGCTCGTGGGTGCGCCAGGCACGGGCAAGACGCTGCTTGCCAAGGCAGTTGCCGGTGAGGCAGCCGTGCCATTTTTCAGCATGAGCGGGTCGGAGTTTGTCGAGATGTTCGTCGGCGTCGGTGCGGCGCGCGTGCGGGATCTGTTCAGTCAGGCCGAATCCATGGCGCCGTGCATCATCTTCATTGATGAACTCGATGCCTTGGGCAAGACGCGTGCGTTCAACCTCGTCGGCGGCAATGAAGAGCGCGAGCAGACGCTGAACCAGCTTCTGGTCGAGATGGACGGCTTTGACAGCAACAAGGGCGTCATCATCATGGCCGCGACCAACCGGCCCGAGATACTCGACCCTGCCCTGCTTCGTCCCGGACGGTTTGACCGCCACGTTGCCCTGGACCGGCCCGACCTCAAGGGTCGAGAGCAGATACTCAAGGTCCACGCCAGGAACGTCACGCTGGGGGCCGATGTTGACTTGGGAAAGATCGCCGCGCGAACCCCGGGTTTTGCCGGAGCCGACCTGGCCAACCTGGTCAATGAGGCGGCGCTTCTTGCGGCGCGCGAAGGTAAATCCGCCGTTCAGACCGTCGACTTCGACGAGGCGCTTGATCGCATCGTAGGTGGCCTTGAGAAGAAGAACCGCGTGATGAACGCCCGGGAAAAGGAGACGATCGCCTACCACGAAGCAGGCCATGCCATCGTGGCCGAGCACCGGCCGCTGGCTGATCGTGTTTCGAAGGTTTCCATCATTCCAAGAGGTATCGCCGCCCTGGGCTACACGCAACAGACCCCGACGGAAGACCGCTATCTGCTCAAGCGCAGCGAATTGCTGGACAGGCTCGACGTGCTGCTGGGCGGTTACGTTGCCGAGCAGATCGTGTACCACGACGTATCGACTGGTGCGCAGAACGACTTGCAACGTGCAACCGACATGGCGCGCCAGATGATCACCCAGTTCGGCATGAGCGAGCAGCTTGGTCTGGCCACCTACGAGCAAACGCCCAACCCGCTCCTTGCCGGTACCGGCCTGATGCAGCGCGAGCGCACGGAATATAGCGAAGACACCGCTCAGTTGATCGATGCGGAAGTGCGCAAGGTGCTGTCCGATGCCAGCGCGCGCGTAACAGCCACGCTGGAAGGCCAGCGCGCCAAACTGGAAGCACTATCGCGCATGTTGCTGGACAAAGAGGTGGTCGACCGCCACGACCTGGACATGATCCTGTCTGGCAACGTGACCCCGATGCCGCCTCCAAAGGCAGAAGCGGGTTCTCCCGCCAGCGCCACGGCACCACAGCCCGCGCAACAGCCGCATTCAAGGTAA
- a CDS encoding lecithin retinol acyltransferase family protein — translation MIQNIDCTAQCNDSQDLAAFDTVLPVGAHLVAGRDGYQHHGIYVGNGQVIHYAGFSRRQRCGPVERISIGCFACGFAVTIQCDASPCYDGEEVARRAGSRLGERNYRLLTNNCEHFCSWCLFGECRSAQVEACLKSPLRAARTLFKLMLLALSAEWRTAQPPAQAA, via the coding sequence ATGATCCAGAACATCGATTGCACCGCCCAATGCAATGACTCGCAAGACCTCGCCGCTTTCGATACTGTGCTCCCCGTTGGCGCACACCTCGTAGCGGGCCGTGATGGATACCAACACCACGGCATCTATGTCGGCAATGGCCAGGTGATTCACTACGCCGGCTTCTCCCGCCGCCAGCGCTGCGGGCCGGTCGAGCGCATCTCGATTGGCTGCTTTGCATGCGGCTTTGCGGTAACCATCCAGTGCGACGCCAGCCCTTGCTACGACGGCGAAGAAGTCGCCCGCCGTGCCGGTTCACGCCTGGGCGAGCGCAACTATCGGCTGCTGACCAACAACTGCGAGCATTTCTGTTCGTGGTGCCTGTTTGGAGAATGCCGCAGCGCACAGGTGGAGGCGTGCCTGAAGAGCCCCCTGCGGGCTGCGCGCACGCTGTTCAAGCTGATGCTGCTGGCACTTTCCGCCGAATGGCGCACTGCGCAGCCGCCGGCTCAGGCCGCATGA
- a CDS encoding Hsp20/alpha crystallin family protein yields the protein MSQLKRYDPFAIEPVGDIFQGLLRSFRGSMDGALPFKVDVTESDKAYSVVAEIPGAKKEDIDVTVDRGTVMISAKVERSSEEKEGERIIRSERYSGSMQRMFTLDAAVDESKVDATYENGLLRVTLPKKEASPQQRVTIR from the coding sequence ATGAGTCAACTCAAGCGTTATGACCCGTTCGCCATCGAGCCGGTGGGCGATATCTTCCAAGGGCTTTTGCGCTCATTTCGCGGCAGCATGGATGGCGCGCTGCCATTCAAGGTAGACGTAACCGAGTCGGATAAGGCATACAGCGTTGTCGCTGAAATACCGGGTGCGAAGAAGGAAGACATCGACGTGACGGTCGATCGCGGCACGGTCATGATCTCGGCCAAGGTAGAGCGCAGTTCCGAGGAGAAGGAAGGCGAACGCATCATCCGCAGTGAACGCTACAGCGGATCGATGCAGCGCATGTTCACGCTCGATGCGGCAGTCGATGAAAGCAAGGTCGATGCGACGTACGAGAACGGACTGCTGCGCGTGACGCTGCCCAAGAAGGAAGCGTCACCGCAGCAGCGCGTGACGATTCGCTGA
- a CDS encoding MBL fold metallo-hydrolase RNA specificity domain-containing protein, which translates to MRLQFLGATDTVTGSKYVLETGGRRVMVDCGLFQGYKSLRLRNWDKLAVNPHHIDAVVLTHAHIDHSGYLPLLVRNGFHGPVYCTKGTAELCNILLPDSARLAQEDAQYANAEGFSRHHPALPLYDEKDAARALRRLHPVAYGERFPVAEGVEAEFHRAGHIIGAATATLLAEGRRIVFSGDLGRQVDPVMRPPEPIAEADTLLVESTYGDRVHPAGDPLDALQQVVQRTIGQGGTLLIPAFAVGRTQELLYCLYTLIREHRIPHVPIYLDSPMAELATGVFAHHVDDLHIGAADCQAACALAIPVQSPEQSRHLGSDRAPKIILAASGMATGGRVLHHLKSFGGGKRNAILMSGFQAAGTRGAALLAGQRALRVHGREVAIRASVEQIQNLSAHADVDELMTWLRGFTRPPRQTFIVHGEPAASDALRQRIEHELQWSVRMPEYRQSYDLEGA; encoded by the coding sequence ATGCGGCTGCAATTTCTCGGCGCCACCGACACGGTGACGGGCTCCAAGTACGTGCTTGAGACCGGCGGGCGCCGCGTCATGGTCGACTGCGGGCTGTTTCAGGGCTACAAGTCATTGCGCCTGCGGAACTGGGACAAGCTCGCCGTCAACCCGCACCACATCGATGCCGTCGTGCTCACGCATGCGCACATCGACCACAGCGGCTACCTGCCGCTGTTGGTCCGCAATGGGTTTCATGGCCCCGTCTATTGCACGAAAGGTACGGCCGAACTGTGCAATATCCTGCTGCCTGACAGCGCTCGGCTTGCGCAGGAGGACGCCCAGTACGCCAACGCCGAGGGGTTCTCGCGCCATCATCCCGCCTTGCCGCTCTACGATGAAAAGGATGCTGCCAGGGCATTGCGCCGTCTCCATCCCGTCGCTTATGGCGAGCGCTTTCCCGTTGCCGAGGGCGTGGAAGCGGAGTTCCACCGTGCAGGACACATCATTGGCGCGGCCACGGCGACATTGTTGGCCGAGGGCCGTCGCATCGTCTTTTCTGGCGATCTGGGGCGGCAGGTTGATCCTGTCATGCGGCCACCCGAGCCCATTGCGGAAGCCGATACCTTGCTGGTGGAATCCACCTATGGCGATCGCGTGCATCCGGCGGGGGATCCGCTCGATGCGTTGCAGCAGGTTGTGCAGCGGACAATCGGGCAGGGCGGCACGCTGCTGATCCCTGCCTTTGCGGTGGGGCGTACGCAAGAGCTGTTGTACTGCCTCTACACGCTGATCCGCGAACATCGGATCCCGCATGTGCCGATCTACCTTGACAGCCCGATGGCCGAACTGGCGACCGGGGTGTTTGCACATCATGTTGACGATCTGCATATCGGGGCTGCCGACTGCCAGGCCGCCTGTGCGTTGGCCATTCCGGTGCAGAGCCCTGAACAGTCGAGGCATTTGGGGAGCGATCGCGCACCTAAGATCATCCTTGCGGCAAGCGGCATGGCAACGGGCGGCCGTGTGCTGCATCACCTCAAGAGCTTTGGCGGCGGCAAGCGCAACGCCATCCTGATGTCGGGGTTCCAGGCGGCCGGCACACGTGGCGCGGCGCTGCTGGCCGGTCAACGGGCATTGCGGGTGCACGGACGTGAGGTCGCCATCCGAGCCTCGGTTGAACAGATTCAGAATCTGTCCGCCCACGCGGATGTCGATGAACTGATGACTTGGCTAAGGGGCTTCACGCGGCCGCCACGGCAGACCTTCATCGTGCATGGAGAGCCCGCCGCCAGCGACGCTCTGCGCCAGCGCATCGAGCACGAACTGCAGTGGTCAGTCCGCATGCCGGAGTATCGCCAGTCCTACGATCTGGAGGGTGCATGA
- a CDS encoding ribose-phosphate pyrophosphokinase → MTAPVVGLDPQRVLIAMPGCEAATMRLATPLSAELGHAAVSHFPDGESYVRLYTPVQGAEVAIVCTLDHPDEKLLPLLWLAIAARQGGARRVGLIAPYLAYMRQDVIFKAGEIRAAEHFAALLNPVFDWLVTVDPHLHRISHLSNVYRMPTVAVEAAPAIAAWIQTHVKAPFLIGPDDESRQWVEHVAGLCQAPWAALTKTRHSAWHVEIADLPNIPPGCAPVLVDDIISTGRTMLAAASLLQRAGKPQPVCVGVHAVFAADAYSQLCAVSAEIVTCDTIPHPSNEIALTGPLVDAVSSMFDLPLPSGKQVLV, encoded by the coding sequence ATGACCGCGCCGGTCGTTGGTCTGGACCCGCAGCGCGTGCTGATTGCCATGCCGGGCTGCGAAGCTGCCACCATGCGCCTTGCCACACCGCTGAGCGCCGAGTTGGGCCATGCGGCCGTGAGCCACTTTCCGGACGGCGAGTCCTACGTTCGGCTTTACACACCCGTGCAAGGCGCAGAGGTGGCCATCGTCTGCACGCTCGATCATCCGGACGAGAAGCTGTTACCGCTGCTCTGGCTGGCGATTGCCGCACGCCAGGGCGGGGCGCGCCGTGTTGGATTGATCGCGCCGTACTTGGCGTACATGCGGCAGGACGTCATCTTCAAAGCGGGCGAGATTCGCGCAGCAGAGCACTTTGCCGCCTTGCTGAATCCGGTATTCGACTGGCTTGTCACGGTGGATCCGCATTTGCACCGCATTTCACATTTATCGAATGTCTATCGCATGCCGACCGTGGCCGTGGAAGCCGCGCCTGCCATCGCCGCATGGATCCAGACGCACGTAAAGGCACCGTTCCTGATCGGGCCCGACGACGAAAGCAGGCAGTGGGTCGAGCATGTAGCTGGCCTTTGCCAGGCTCCATGGGCGGCATTGACCAAAACGCGACACAGCGCATGGCACGTGGAAATTGCGGATTTGCCAAACATTCCACCGGGGTGTGCGCCCGTGCTGGTCGACGACATCATCTCAACGGGGCGCACGATGCTCGCCGCAGCAAGCTTGCTGCAGCGTGCGGGCAAACCGCAGCCGGTTTGCGTCGGCGTGCACGCTGTGTTTGCCGCCGACGCGTATAGCCAGCTCTGCGCGGTGAGCGCAGAGATCGTGACGTGCGACACCATCCCGCACCCCTCGAACGAGATTGCCCTCACAGGGCCGCTGGTTGACGCCGTTTCAAGCATGTTCGATTTACCCCTGCCTTCGGGCAAGCAGGTGCTTGTTTGA
- a CDS encoding DUF1488 domain-containing protein encodes MKEIRFLPDEPTYCAAGPRLQCRASVDGSSASYAITAEALEDHFGALSCRSDDLLSAFKAHRGDIEDVARMLFEQTGSKEITLHSGHFRFAS; translated from the coding sequence ATGAAAGAGATCAGGTTCCTGCCTGACGAGCCGACATACTGCGCCGCAGGGCCGCGTCTGCAATGCCGCGCGTCGGTCGATGGCAGTTCCGCAAGCTATGCAATCACGGCGGAGGCTCTTGAAGACCACTTTGGCGCGCTGTCCTGCCGGTCGGACGATCTGCTCAGCGCATTCAAAGCGCACCGCGGCGATATCGAAGACGTCGCGCGCATGCTGTTCGAGCAGACAGGTTCCAAAGAGATCACGCTACACAGCGGGCACTTCCGCTTCGCCAGCTGA
- a CDS encoding thymidine phosphorylase family protein has translation MSTLSVPTADAPVVPPGCLRFKALGIDTWQEHVIYMHPDSAICRSEGFAAQARVEVEIGQRSTIATLNLVGSGLLERHEVSLSAAAVDALMARPGDEVCVRHAPSLESLRALRAKIYGGHLDAKQLQEIIADISNERYADVHIAAFLSACAAGRMTIKETIDLTQAMVDSGERLQWDRAVVADKHCVGGLPGNRTSPIVVAICAAAGLLLPKTSSRAITSPAGTADMMETLTRVNLTAAELRCVVGEVGASLAWGGALSLSPADDVLIRVERALDVDSDAQLVASILSKKIAAGSTHVLIDVPVGPTAKVRCVEDLERLEMLLKRVAHAFGVQVLMVRTDGAQPVGRGIGPALEARDVLAVLQRSPTAPFDLRERSLLLAGALLEFCGAAAAGTGLDMATTLLDSGAAWRKFEAICEAQGGLRIPGEAVFRRDVVAEQNGVVTNIDNRHLARIAKLAGAPMRQVAGVQMHVRLRDQVNVGQPLFTIHAQASGELEYSSAYALAHAVVGLSPVGAG, from the coding sequence ATGAGCACCCTCTCCGTGCCCACGGCTGACGCACCCGTCGTGCCGCCGGGATGCCTCAGGTTCAAGGCGCTTGGCATCGATACGTGGCAAGAGCATGTTATCTACATGCACCCGGACAGCGCGATCTGCCGGTCGGAAGGCTTTGCCGCACAGGCGCGTGTGGAGGTCGAGATCGGGCAGCGATCGACCATCGCCACGCTCAACCTGGTCGGATCTGGGCTGCTAGAGAGGCATGAAGTGAGTCTCTCAGCCGCTGCGGTCGATGCGTTGATGGCGCGCCCAGGGGACGAAGTCTGCGTCAGGCATGCGCCGTCGCTCGAGTCGCTACGGGCGCTGCGGGCGAAGATCTACGGGGGGCATCTCGACGCAAAGCAGTTGCAGGAGATCATTGCCGACATCTCGAACGAACGCTATGCGGATGTCCATATCGCAGCTTTCCTGAGCGCTTGTGCAGCGGGCCGCATGACCATCAAGGAGACCATCGACCTCACGCAAGCGATGGTCGACTCCGGCGAGCGGCTGCAGTGGGATCGCGCGGTCGTGGCGGACAAGCACTGCGTAGGCGGTCTTCCCGGCAATCGCACCAGCCCCATCGTCGTGGCCATTTGTGCAGCGGCGGGGCTGCTGTTGCCCAAAACCTCATCACGCGCCATCACGTCGCCGGCAGGTACCGCCGACATGATGGAAACGCTCACCCGCGTGAATCTGACCGCTGCGGAGCTGCGATGCGTTGTGGGGGAGGTTGGGGCATCGCTGGCATGGGGCGGGGCGTTGAGCCTGAGCCCGGCGGACGATGTGCTGATTCGCGTGGAAAGGGCACTCGATGTCGACAGCGATGCCCAGCTCGTGGCGTCCATTCTTTCCAAGAAGATCGCAGCCGGGTCCACCCATGTGTTGATCGACGTGCCTGTGGGGCCGACGGCCAAAGTTCGCTGTGTCGAAGACCTCGAACGCCTTGAAATGCTGCTCAAGCGCGTGGCCCATGCGTTTGGTGTGCAGGTGTTGATGGTGCGCACGGATGGTGCACAGCCCGTTGGCCGTGGAATTGGCCCCGCGTTGGAAGCAAGAGACGTTCTGGCCGTGCTGCAGCGCTCCCCTACGGCGCCGTTCGACTTGCGGGAACGGTCGTTGTTGCTCGCCGGCGCACTGCTGGAGTTTTGCGGCGCCGCTGCGGCCGGAACGGGGCTGGACATGGCAACCACCCTGCTGGATAGCGGAGCCGCATGGCGGAAGTTCGAAGCGATTTGCGAGGCGCAGGGAGGCTTGCGCATCCCCGGAGAAGCCGTCTTCCGCCGCGACGTCGTTGCCGAGCAAAATGGCGTCGTCACGAACATCGACAACCGCCACCTTGCCCGCATCGCCAAACTTGCGGGCGCACCGATGCGTCAAGTTGCGGGCGTGCAGATGCATGTGCGGCTGCGCGATCAGGTGAATGTCGGACAACCCTTGTTTACGATTCACGCGCAAGCCTCGGGCGAGCTGGAGTATTCGTCGGCATATGCGTTGGCGCATGCTGTGGTGGGCCTGTCACCGGTGGGCGCGGGCTGA
- a CDS encoding efflux RND transporter periplasmic adaptor subunit has translation MSFKRIVAASACVALIAFPLEQAAAQAGAQVVPLSAEQARSLGVRFSPVAASSGLEVGTHARVVFKPDAQYVVAAPYAGMVPRVLVSIGQTVRAGQPLAGFLSPQLFETSRALTEANSQARLAQQSLARDKALYDDGIIAASRWQATQARAAEAGAMVKARRAELASSGIAFSGPAGEAQLVASRGGVVSEVNAVPGARVEAAAPLFRIVDPAALELDLLVGRDIPVPTTGDHVEIAQRGAGGTVIGVAPSGDGTAGVRVRASLERRGDLRAGESVNVTLKLRSAANANAPGLLRVPVAALVYVRGVPGVFVATDKGFRFQDVTVGSTDDAIAVVRANLPAGTRVAVTGVGALKGLLAGEQ, from the coding sequence ATGTCTTTCAAACGAATCGTCGCGGCCAGTGCGTGTGTAGCGCTGATCGCGTTTCCGCTTGAGCAGGCCGCTGCCCAAGCAGGCGCCCAGGTGGTGCCGCTATCGGCGGAGCAGGCGCGCTCCCTCGGCGTGCGTTTCAGCCCGGTCGCCGCTTCTTCAGGGTTGGAGGTTGGCACGCATGCACGTGTCGTCTTCAAGCCGGATGCGCAGTATGTGGTGGCGGCACCGTATGCGGGCATGGTGCCCCGGGTGTTGGTGTCGATCGGGCAAACCGTCCGGGCGGGCCAGCCGTTGGCGGGTTTTCTGAGCCCGCAGCTCTTCGAAACCAGCCGCGCACTGACGGAAGCCAACTCGCAGGCGCGGCTCGCGCAGCAGTCGCTCGCGCGCGACAAGGCGCTGTACGACGACGGCATCATCGCAGCAAGCCGCTGGCAGGCAACGCAGGCGCGGGCCGCTGAAGCCGGCGCCATGGTGAAGGCGCGGCGGGCAGAGCTGGCGTCCTCTGGCATCGCATTCAGCGGCCCCGCCGGTGAGGCGCAACTGGTGGCCAGCCGTGGCGGTGTGGTATCCGAAGTCAATGCCGTTCCGGGGGCACGAGTAGAAGCTGCGGCACCGCTGTTCAGGATTGTTGACCCAGCGGCTCTGGAGCTGGACCTGCTCGTTGGCCGCGACATACCAGTTCCGACCACAGGCGACCACGTCGAAATCGCACAACGCGGCGCGGGCGGCACCGTCATTGGTGTCGCGCCTTCCGGTGATGGCACAGCGGGTGTGCGCGTGCGCGCGTCGCTGGAGCGACGTGGGGACCTGCGCGCAGGGGAGAGCGTCAATGTCACGCTCAAGCTGCGCAGTGCGGCCAATGCAAACGCTCCGGGCCTGCTGCGGGTTCCTGTGGCCGCGTTGGTCTACGTGCGAGGCGTGCCGGGTGTATTCGTCGCAACCGATAAGGGTTTCCGCTTCCAGGATGTCACCGTTGGCAGTACAGACGACGCCATCGCCGTCGTGCGGGCAAACCTGCCAGCGGGTACACGCGTGGCGGTAACAGGTGTCGGTGCGCTCAAGGGCTTGCTGGCGGGAGAACAGTAA